The SAR324 cluster bacterium nucleotide sequence AGCAGTAATAATGCGGCGACAAACCAATTTCCACACTTCATCGTGCCTCCTTCAAGTATGGATTGTGCATGAGCAAGTGAACCTATCGTAATGAACCTATCGGCGAAAATGCCAGTGAATTTCCCAGACCATGCAAGGGATACGCAAGTCATGCCCGCAACCTCATTCCCACGTTTTTTGTTCCGCTGGATCATCTTCCCGATGATGATGCTCAGTGGCTGTAGTTCTCCCGAAACCCCGACCCCTCGCTCGGCTTTGAATTATTTCCGTGATGGCAACACTGCTTACCAAAAGCGGGACTATCCAACAGCCATCTGGAACTACCGTCAGGCCATTGTGCTGGATGATGAGACACCAAGCTTCTATTACAATTTAGGATTAGCCTATTTCCAATCAGGAGACTACGAACGAGCTCTGGATTCTTTTGAGAATGTACTGGAGATCGAGCCTGATCAACCAGACGCTCATTACAATACGGCACTGGTCTATTACCGAATGCGCAACAGTGACAAAGCCAATCGTCACTATAATCGCTACCAGATCCTAATCCAGCAGCAGTCTCCTAAAGATCCAAAACCAGTTGCCAAGACAGAGGCGCCAACTCCATCTGCACCTCAACGACCAGTCTCAGCAGCTGGGAGGCCGGCAGCTATGGTAGCTGCTGGAGCGACACCTCCACCTGGTATGATTCAGCAAGTCAAACAGCAGCTCCAGCAACAACTTAACGCTAATCCAGGAGCACAGACTGGCCAGCCTGCTCGACAAATGAATACTTCGATCCGACGTCCAATACCGAGTGGTCCAGCCAAGACCTCCATACCAGGTTGGGATTGAATAATGGCCTCAGGGCAACGCTCCATTCCTACTGTTCATCTATCCCAGACCTAAACGTCTGCGCTTCTTCTGGAATCAAAGATGCTGCGTCGACCAGCCCAACCAGGTGCAATCTTCCAACAGCAGCAGGATCGCCAGCTACCTGCAGCAACCTCTCAACTGCTCCAACTCTGTCAATTGCTCTATCAGCACGGCTTCTTCTTCGAAGACTGCCAGCTCGCAGAGTTAGAACGCTGTGAACAAGTCCTGCAGCGCTTTTTTGGTCTGAATCTTTCCTGGTGGCCACAGTTGGCGCCCCGACCGCGACTGCAGCAGTTTCTTGATTTTGCAACACGTTCCCGATGGGATGCCCAGACGGCCCAACAACAACTGCAGCGCAAGATTCGTCGCGTTTTTCAGCAGCTGAATCAGAATGCTCCTCAACCACAGACGCTGCGCCGCAACCTGATTCAGAGTAGCCAGGGTCGTCCAACTCCACTCCTCATTGATTTTCTGACTTTCCTTGAGAGCTATCACCGCCTTGTCCTGCAGGGAGATACGCAGTCGATTGTCGATGAGGAAGAAGAAATCCCTGACCGCCAATACAGTGTCCGCGATATCCTCAAGCTGCGGCGGCAGATGGAAGAGCGGCTGGAACAACGCGCCTTCGTCAAGTCAATTGTCTCCCAGATCAGTCGCCAGCAAGGTCTGCGTGAGGGAGATTTCCTCAACCCAACTACCCGCCGTCAGCTCTTCCGAGAGAATCCTAACCAGCCCAAGGAAGATCCTGATCGCCTCATTGATTGACCAGTCATTGAGCAATTTGCTCACCTAGTGAAAAAATTTTCTTGACAGCTTGTTAGCACTCTATTAAGTTGAGTGCTAACAAACAACGGAGCACATCAAAATGGTTTGAATGCTCCTCGAAATGTTTCCTCTTTTCAGGAGAGCAGCATGTACCCTGTCACCGTTCGCAACAGCACTGTTCCATTCCGCAACCTCATGGAAGAATTCTTTGGTGAGTCCGCTTGGCCAGAAGTTTTTGGAGAAACAGCCACACGACGTTTCTCACCTGCACTGGATCTGCAGGAAGATGAGACCACCTACCAACTTCAGGTCGAGCTGCCGGGGTTGAACAAGGAAGACGTGAAGATTTCCTTGAATGGGCGAGTGCTAACGATTCAGGGAGAGAAGAAGAGTTCTCATGAAGAGAACCGAGAAGGTGTGTTGCGTGTAGAGCGCAATTACGGCAATTTTCAGCGCCAGATTCAGTTGCCACAGGCAGTGGCCATGGAAGGTAGTCATGCCGAGATGAAGGATGGAGTGCTGCACCTGCGTCTGCCCAAGCAGCAGCAGGCCGAGATGCGCCAAATCCCGATCAACTGAGTCGGTGCCACGGTGGGCTGATGAATGAAGCATCGGCCCCACTTGGGGGTCAGTGTAGGGCTGGCCCCCTCTGCTTACAGCTTATTTTTTTGGCTTACCAAGATTGCGAATCTTATCTCGCACGTCACTCAGCAAGTCCAGCATGGTTGCCGAGGGAATCCCATCGGGCCAATCCATAAAATGCAAAAAGTATTTTTGCAAAATATCCTTCCGCAGACCACGTTCTCGCCAGATCGCATGAATTCCACTAACATCTGGAGAGAGAGGTCGTTCGTCCAAGTCCTTTCCCTGTAGAAACTTGAGAACGCTGTCGGGGTAATCAAGAATCATATTGCGTGAGGTTTCTTCGGTGATTGGACCCTTGCCAAAGACGATATCGTTCTCATCGGGTAGGCTATTGATCCGATACCCTTCTGGCTCTGGCATGCTTTCACGCATCTCTGGTGTCAATGTGTCTGCCATTCTGAATCTCCTGGAATCATAAGTATTCGACCGCAGATCAAATAGCGGCTCAAGATCACAAGTGTAACGAGGGAAAGAATCGGTCGCAAGTGACTGTGTGCAGTAGTTTTGAACGCATTCGACTTCCTACTTGATCCCTGGTATGCCGCCTTCTAAGATGCAGCGAAGATACGCAATCGCTCTGCCATTCATCCTGGTACCAAGCTTCAAATCTAGCATTTCTCTCGGAAAAGCCACTGGATGCACTATTTTCTTGGATGTCCGGAGTGGTCAC carries:
- a CDS encoding tetratricopeptide repeat protein → MPATSFPRFLFRWIIFPMMMLSGCSSPETPTPRSALNYFRDGNTAYQKRDYPTAIWNYRQAIVLDDETPSFYYNLGLAYFQSGDYERALDSFENVLEIEPDQPDAHYNTALVYYRMRNSDKANRHYNRYQILIQQQSPKDPKPVAKTEAPTPSAPQRPVSAAGRPAAMVAAGATPPPGMIQQVKQQLQQQLNANPGAQTGQPARQMNTSIRRPIPSGPAKTSIPGWD
- a CDS encoding Hsp20/alpha crystallin family protein is translated as MYPVTVRNSTVPFRNLMEEFFGESAWPEVFGETATRRFSPALDLQEDETTYQLQVELPGLNKEDVKISLNGRVLTIQGEKKSSHEENREGVLRVERNYGNFQRQIQLPQAVAMEGSHAEMKDGVLHLRLPKQQQAEMRQIPIN